TCAACCTCTGTGCTCGCCGCCCCGGCTGTGGTCAACGTCGATGTCCTGCAAACAAAACTCGAGCACCCCTGGGCCCTGGCCTTTTTACCCAATGACGGCGGAATGCTCATCACCCTGCGCGGCGGCGAGCTGCGCCACTGGCAGGCGGGCAAGGGGCTTTCCGATCCGATAAGCGGCGTGCCAAAAGTGTGGGCGCAGGGTCAGGGGGGCTTGCTGGATGTGGCGCTGGCACCTGATTTTGCCTCATCAAGGCGCGTATGGCTGAGCTATGCCGAAGCGGGACAGGATGGCAAAGCGGGTACCGCCGTCGGCTTTGGTCGCCTGAGCGACGATGGTAAACAGCTTGAGCACTTCCAGACCGTTTTCCGCCAGCAGCCAAAACTCTCGACCGGTAATCACTTTGGTGGCCGCATGGTGTTTGATGGCAAAGGCTATCTGTGGATAGCGCTGGGTGAGAACAATCAGCGGCCGACGGCGCAGGAGCTGGATAAGCTGCAGGGCAAGCTGGTGCGGCTGACGGATCAGGGCAAGGTGCTGGAGGATAACCCGTTTGCAGGCAAGCAGGGTGCTCGGGCAGAGATCTGGTCTTACGGCATTCGTAATCCACAGGGGATGGCGATCAACCCGTGGAGCCAGGCGCTGTGGCTGAATGAGCACGGCCCGCGCGGCGGGGATGAGATCAACGTGCCTGAAAAGGGTAAAAATTACGGCTGGCCGATTGCCACCTGGGGCATCAACTACAGCGGGCTGAAGATCCCGGAAGCGAAAGGCGGCATTGTCGAGGGGACCGAACAGCCAATTTTCTACTGGAAGGAATCCCCGGCCGTCAGCGGCATGGCTTTTTATAATTCGGACACCTTCAAGCAGTGGAAGAACAAACTCTTTATCGGCGCGCTGAAGGATAAGGATGTCATTGTGATGAGCGTCGATGGCAACAAGGTGAGCGAAGATGGCCGCATTCTCGGCGATCGTAACCACCGTATCCGCGATGTGCGCGTTGGCCCGGATGGGTATTTATATGTCTTAACCGACGAGAGCAACGGCGAGTTGTGGAAGATGAGTCCGGCATCGTAATCGCGCCGTGTTATTGCCGGATGGCGCGCAGTTATCCGGTGTAGGCCAGGTGCGGTTTGTCTTGCCGGATGGCGCTGGCGCTTATCCGGCCTACGCGATCGCAATCACCGTATCCGCGATGTGCGCGTTGGCCCGGATGGGTATTTGTATGTCTTAACCGACGAGAGCAACGGCGAGTTGTGGAAGGTGAGTCCGGCATCGTAATCGCGCGTGTTATTGCCGGATGGCGCGCAGTTATCCGGTGTAGGCCTGGTGCGGTTTGTTTTGCCGGATGGCGCTGGCGCTTATCCGGCCTACGCGATCGCAATCACCGTATTCGCGATGTGCGCGATGGCCCGGATGGGTATTTGTATGTCTTAACCGATGAGAGCAATGGCGAGTTGTGGAAGGTGAGTCCGGCATCGTAATCGCGCCGGGTGAGTGCCGGATGGCGCTAACGCTTATCCGGCCTACGAAAGCATGGTGCACGCGTAGGCCGGATAAGGCGGAGCCGCCATCCGGCAATCAAGCCGTCACGTTACCGGGATCATCACGTTATGGCGAAACGCCGGGCGCTCGCAAAGCTGCGCGTACCAGCGCTGCAAATGCGGGTGCGGCGCCCAGCTCAGGCCGGGAATATTAAACAGGTTATAGATAAACGGGGCGACGGCGATATCGCCACAGCCAAACGCTTCGCCCGAGAGCCATGGCGTATTGGCCAGTTCATTATCAAGCAGCTGTAACGCACCATCGAGCGCCTCTTTTGACGACGCAATCACCGCCTGATCGCGCTTTTCTGGTGCCGTTCGTACCAGGTTCATCAGCAGTGGGCTGTGCTTGGGTGCCAGCATACTCAGCGACCAGTCCATCCACTTATCACCCTGCGCCCGCGCGGCTGGTGACTCCAGCCACAGGCGGCTCTGACCATACTGCGCGACCAGGTAACGAACAATGGTGTTCGATTCCCACAGCACGGCACCGGTTTCGTCGTCGCGCAGCAGCGGCACCAGTCCGTTAGGGTTCATCGCCAGATATTCAGGATCGTGATTAACGCCGAACTCCCGGCCCGCCAGAATGTGCTCATATGGCAGCTCCAGTTCATCCAGCAGCCAGCGCACTTTTTTGACATTCGTCGAATTATTCCGTCCCCACAGCGTGATCATTTTTACCCCCGTGCAAAAGTGTGTTTCAGTGAATCTATCGTGGGCGAAACTTAACGTTCTGGCAACGACTTAGAAAAATAATGCACAACAGGCGCGCAACAGGCTGTTATTGCGTAAACTTTAAAAACTTTACCCAGTAGCGGTTTTTTTCGTTTCGTTTGTGCGTTATTACTCACCGTTTGTTACGGCACGGTGATGTGACGTTTTATTGAAAGGATACTCGGGTGGCTTATATGACGCAGTTCTCTCTATCCCTTCGCGGCCTGGCAGCAGGATCCGCGCTGTTGTTTCTCTTCTCCCCTTCGTTATATGCAGTGGAACAAACGCCTGCCGCGCCCCCGGTCGATGCCCGTGCGTGGATCCTGATGGATTACGCCAGCGGCAAAGTGCTGGCCGAGGGCAACGCCGACGAAAAACTCGACCCTGCCAGCCTGACCAAACTGATGACCAGCTATGTGGTCGGCCAGGCGCTGAAAGCGGGAAAAATTCACCTGACCGATACCGTCACCGTTGGCAAAGATGCGTGGGCGACCGGCAACCCGGCGCTGCGCGGCTCGTCGCTGATGTTCCTGAAGCCGGGCGACCATGTATCTGTGGCGGACCTGAATAAAGGGGTCATTATTCAGTCCGGCAATGACGCCAGCATCGCCATTGCCGATTATGTTGCTGGGAGCCAGGACTCCTTCGTCAGCCTGATGAACAGCTATGCGCAAAAGCTCGGCCTGACCAATACCACCTTCAAAACCGTCCACGGGCTTGATGCGCCGGGGCAGTTCAGCACCGCGCGCGATATGGCGCTGCTCGGCAAAGCGCTGATCCACGACGTGCCGGACGAGTACGCGATCCATAAAGAGAAAGAGTTCACCTTCAATAAGATCCGCCAGCCCAACCGCAACCGGCTGCTGTGGAGCACCAGCATGAACGTGGACGGCATGAAAACCGGCACCACCGAGGGGGCGGGTTACAATCTCGTCGCCTCGGCAACTCAGGGCGACATGCGCTTGATCTCCGTGGTGCTGGGGGCGAAAACCGACCGCATCCGCTTTAATGAGTCAGAAAAACTGCTCACCTGGGGTTTCCGCTTTTTCGAAACGGTGACGCCGGTGAAATCTGACGCCACCTTTGTCAGCCAGCGCGTCTGGTTTGGCGACAGCAGCGAAGCGAA
This Kosakonia cowanii JCM 10956 = DSM 18146 DNA region includes the following protein-coding sequences:
- a CDS encoding PQQ-dependent sugar dehydrogenase yields the protein MRHLPLSLLFLSTSVLAAPAVVNVDVLQTKLEHPWALAFLPNDGGMLITLRGGELRHWQAGKGLSDPISGVPKVWAQGQGGLLDVALAPDFASSRRVWLSYAEAGQDGKAGTAVGFGRLSDDGKQLEHFQTVFRQQPKLSTGNHFGGRMVFDGKGYLWIALGENNQRPTAQELDKLQGKLVRLTDQGKVLEDNPFAGKQGARAEIWSYGIRNPQGMAINPWSQALWLNEHGPRGGDEINVPEKGKNYGWPIATWGINYSGLKIPEAKGGIVEGTEQPIFYWKESPAVSGMAFYNSDTFKQWKNKLFIGALKDKDVIVMSVDGNKVSEDGRILGDRNHRIRDVRVGPDGYLYVLTDESNGELWKMSPAS
- the dacC gene encoding serine-type D-Ala-D-Ala carboxypeptidase; the encoded protein is MTQFSLSLRGLAAGSALLFLFSPSLYAVEQTPAAPPVDARAWILMDYASGKVLAEGNADEKLDPASLTKLMTSYVVGQALKAGKIHLTDTVTVGKDAWATGNPALRGSSLMFLKPGDHVSVADLNKGVIIQSGNDASIAIADYVAGSQDSFVSLMNSYAQKLGLTNTTFKTVHGLDAPGQFSTARDMALLGKALIHDVPDEYAIHKEKEFTFNKIRQPNRNRLLWSTSMNVDGMKTGTTEGAGYNLVASATQGDMRLISVVLGAKTDRIRFNESEKLLTWGFRFFETVTPVKSDATFVSQRVWFGDSSEAKLGAGEAGSITIPKGQFKNLKASFTLNQPELEAPLKKGQVVGTINFQLNDKTIEQRPLVVMEAVNEAGFVGRMWDFVLLKFHQWFGSWFS
- a CDS encoding glutathione S-transferase family protein, with translation MITLWGRNNSTNVKKVRWLLDELELPYEHILAGREFGVNHDPEYLAMNPNGLVPLLRDDETGAVLWESNTIVRYLVAQYGQSRLWLESPAARAQGDKWMDWSLSMLAPKHSPLLMNLVRTAPEKRDQAVIASSKEALDGALQLLDNELANTPWLSGEAFGCGDIAVAPFIYNLFNIPGLSWAPHPHLQRWYAQLCERPAFRHNVMIPVT